ACTCCTCCTCGGATATTGTTAGCCATTGTCACTTCCTGGCTCAGGAGAGGCCGATGGTTCGATGACCAAGTAAGTAGAGTCTTCAAGCCAGGTTTCATTTCAGTGTtagtttttttgtctttttctccGAATTTTACTAAAGATATGTGTTTTGCAGGGACGGGCGTTATATGCAGCGGAAGCAGACAGACTAAGGAACTGGGCAGAGAACAGGACGAGGTTATCATTAACAGACGCGATGGAGATGTACACAGAGAATACTTGGGTgtctgttttctctctttctgttGTTTGCGCTTTCATCATCCTACAAAGCACCACACCTAGCTCTTTTCCAGGCACATGACAACCATCTATCCTGGATGTGttgtttatacaaaaatttaaacgtATATGTAATGTATAAAAGGCTTTATATAATAGAAACGATCTGTTCATCTATCATACTGTCTCTCTGTTTATAGTTGTAGAATGTTTTGTTGTTGACAGtataaaagaaaagattgaAAAGTTTGGTATATGAGAGTAATCCGAATGATTAGTAGATATCTGGATGATTGGATGAATAACAAGAGTAAAGAACTTGATCATCTTGGAGTTGACAAGTCTGGTCTGGGAATGAATGAGAAGTACTTGCaagtttttgtttagttttgtttggttctgcTAGTAGTTGTGTTGCGGATTTATGTTGGTTATGCgttttgttttaataacaaTAATCGGATGCAATTTTGTTAATGACCTTTGAACAGTATGATCTCGTTGCAGACCAATTTGTCAAAGATTATTAACACCCTCGTAGAATCCTAAAAcctaaatcaatttttatttctaattagGAACCGAGAAGGTCGAGTCAGAGAGTTGATAATGTACGAATATCAAAGTTAAATAATAAcctttttattccaaaaattaaTGGCAcctttttattccaaaaattatACCAAATGGTAGAAATATTCACgaaaatctctcaaatcaaaatttcctaaattttacaaaatcctATAACCCGTACACCTCCCATTGTGAATGTGTAAACTCCTACACACGCTAAAGCGAATATAGCCTATTCGTCATAAAGAGAGAATATCAATCGAGACAATCAAATCATTCATGTGAATGTGTAAACTCCTACGCACGCTAAAGCGAATATAGCCCAattgaaacaaaacagaaagagTAATAAGAAACCCAtgaaataattatcaaatcCCAATATTTATCAATTCTCTAAATAATTGTGatgcatatatgatatatcataccttaataccaaaaaataaaacttgtaaagttgaataaaacatatatatatatcgaaggGGTCATCAGATAGGAGCGAAAGACTATGCTACTGAACTGTAATCATGGAGATTATATATCATCTGAACTATGCATTATTAATCCTCACTTGACCCTCTTTTTCtcctaataaaaaaaacaaagatttaaaaataagattttggaGGCCTCATTGAGAAGATTAGGCTTATCAACATGGATTAATTCAGACATATGCTTGTCTTAATCGATTTAATCATCGGCCAATCCTaaagaataatgaaaaaaaataatttggggACTCAGAATATGGGTGGTGATATAACAGAGTGGTCGGCAAATAGGCCTTTACGGCCGTTTTTACGACGAACGAGACCTTAATATCAATCGTCACTGtccacaaaataaacaaaactaaagatcgaagaaaaataaataagaatctGATTACGAGAGAATGAATTAGCAGAGATGGATGGATGATGTTAAGCTTTCTCCCTCTCTGCCTCATCCTTTTTAtacaggaaaaaataaaaatatgaagaagCGCTTAGGGTTTTCTAACTCGTTGAGATTCTGCCACGTGTTCATATCGCATCTGACGGTTACTCATTACCTTTTGTTTACGTTGTTGGGCTTCTCATTCATTGTTTGGGCCTTTATAATTGACTGAGTTCATTACGGAAACTGCACCTGATGTAGACCCCTTTCTGCATGTTATACGCTACGCCGGCACCATTCTCATTTCTCAGTCATTCACCAAAAATTGTAACATGTTATATGATTTTGTCGTTAAAATCAGTAAAAATGTGATTCTGTAGTTTTGGTGaatcaaatatgattttttaccGTTTTGGTAGAGAAAACGATTATTTTCAACTTTGGTATgttttcgctttttttttttttttttttttttNTGATAACacattatattacaaaataactttaaaattgattgatcaaCCCGGAAAGAAAGAATTTAGGAATACAGTTTCTAAAACTAAAGAGGGCGAGAAATGGGCAACACAATCTGCCCTCACATTTTAATAgacaaaacaaagtttttgcAAAATAATTGTAAGTTCAGAATTCATAGCCAAATCAAATGTATCAATCGGATAACTAGGATttcattatttgttatttttgaatgGACCATCTCAAAATGCTCCAACTTGGTTCAGCCAAAtaagtttgaaaatttttgaCTTACTTTTATAAATTCATATGATTGTTGCTCAtttctacacacacacacacaaaaaaagagctCGTTGTTTCATTCACGTATTTATATGAATAAACAAACGAACATGGTCTAAATTATCAATATTAGTaataaaaattttcattttttttcatttttttctttttcttaatatgaatatttgataaTGGCataaagtgttatatatatatactatttaacAAATTATAGTATCTGTAAATGATGTTTTctttaagagaaagaaaaaaaaaaaaatatatatatatatatatatatatatatatatatattgagaatgGAGTGTGGTGTTGACAAGTTAGTATACTTCTCTGTCCAAGCAACAAAACCGGAAGGAAGACAATTCTTAATTGCTACTTGTTTCATTCTTTTGCCTAAAAATAACACACACTGACGGCTGCGCAATTGTATCATGCATGTTACTTGTTCCCATGTCTTTTTGATTGGTCTTCAATGCCTATCTTTTGGGCTCCTAAAACCATTCAAGTTCTCGAGCTTCTCCAAATACGAGAATTTCTTTGGCGTCAATTTTGGAGACTTCGGAGGTTTCTCTGACTGCCCTTTTGAGCTATTGTCACTCCAACCAATAAATTCAAGCAATGTTGTCTTTGATGAGTATTGTGCGTCAagcttctctgtttcctctCCTAACTCTGAGTCCATTTCTGTTTCTAATTTCCCACCATCTGATGTTTCTTCATCTGTACATTGCTTTCGGGCTAAAGAATCCGCGTAAAGTACATCCTCGATTCTCGACATTTCCGTGTACCCCAAGCTCTCTAATATCCTTGAGTAGCTCTCCAAAACCGCGTGTCCCACATCCTATAGTTAGAACACACAAAGTGATAAATGAACCAAATGCAATGACCTATAACTAAAATAATGATTCAtgtcataataaaaataatagcaTTTGAGTATTACTACCTTGTTATACTGAATTTTGGAGATGTCGAGTGAAGATTGGGGAAGACCAGGGAACTTTTGTTTAAGCAAGACCAAGATCGTCTCGGCTCTCTCTTCGAACAACTCTCGTTTCTCCAAGCTCACAGCTGATCCCCAAGAAGATTTGTTGTCTTTTAGATGAAGTTTCCTTTTCCATATAACAATTGAGGCCTCGATCCTGTTCTTCACATCCAACACTTTGTGCTCCGTCGACAAGTCAAGTGTTGACAAGAACTGCTCTGGATCAAACCACTCTTCTGTTATGCTCTTGTATAACGTATCCCCAAGGCTTACCCTTCCATTCTGCAATAATCTAAGTCTTCTCAATCACcattattgatgttttttttttatatatatgattatactATATCATGATGTCATAGAATATAAATGTAAGCAAACCATTGATACTATATTATCCGATTTttaagacaaaaagaaagataatcaCCTTTGGAAGAGACTCGATATAGCTATCAGGGATAGCCATTTCTGAAAGAACTTGGGCATTAATTGCCATGGCGGCTTTTTGGACTTGTGAGACCGAATCTTTTTGAAAATGAAGCATTCTTCGGGATGACTCGGACAAGCCATCAGAAGGGACTTTCACCGGAGGAAGCCACCACTTGTCCTTTGTCCTATCATTCCGTGCTTGCTTCCCTTCTTCAGAGTCTCTCGACACATACCAGAATTCATTGTGTCCTCTAAAATTGTCCAATGTAtcctaatatatatgttttaatataatatcgTTCCATCAAAGTAGTTGCATAACATACatgtatttgaatatatatatatatgtgcacgCTTACAATGAGCATAGCGTCGAGTCTGCGGAGGGCAGGGATGTTCATAAGAAGA
The sequence above is a segment of the Camelina sativa cultivar DH55 chromosome 10, Cs, whole genome shotgun sequence genome. Coding sequences within it:
- the LOC104719139 gene encoding rop guanine nucleotide exchange factor 9, translated to MVTRQRCDLLMNIPALRRLDAMLIDTLDNFRGHNEFWYVSRDSEEGKQARNDRTKDKWWLPPVKVPSDGLSESSRRMLHFQKDSVSQVQKAAMAINAQVLSEMAIPDSYIESLPKNGRVSLGDTLYKSITEEWFDPEQFLSTLDLSTEHKVLDVKNRIEASIVIWKRKLHLKDNKSSWGSAVSLEKRELFEERAETILVLLKQKFPGLPQSSLDISKIQYNKDVGHAVLESYSRILESLGYTEMSRIEDVLYADSLARKQCTDEETSDGGKLETEMDSELGEETEKLDAQYSSKTTLLEFIGWSDNSSKGQSEKPPKSPKLTPKKFSYLEKLENLNGFRSPKDRH